The following are encoded together in the Anguilla rostrata isolate EN2019 chromosome 19, ASM1855537v3, whole genome shotgun sequence genome:
- the LOC135245720 gene encoding protein NLRC3-like isoform X5 translates to MSSSKMTETDDGTHGPARKRVQVDRAGSPVPSCLSMKSDHSMRHPVNFSGEFTGDQRIHCSLDLSRSDEISSEKLFSTKQSLLRTLMKLKKTEKLKLFQSHLSQGCPECLNSRRTEDPSVLDPFMKMKELFKSCQIADYPECTERGQEDPEALYIVEKMLETCGIEGSLKITLHILRNMKKKDVTDPQERDEQHNEFKERAQQALKTHLKKRFECIFEGLAKQGHQTLLNEIYTELYITEGGSRGVNDEHEIRQIEIASKRQTTHETAIICNDIFKPSPGQEKPIRTVLTKGIAGIGKTVSVQKFILDWADGKANQDIDFIFTLPFRDLNLKKERGFSLMQLLQHYFPQLKEIKSIEDDGVKIVLIFDGLDECRLPLDFQSNEICCDITESSSVDVLLANLIKGNLLPSALLWITSRPAAANQIPPECVHQVTEVRGFNDPQKEEYFRKRIRDEKKASKIISHIKSSRSLYIMCHIPVFCWISATVLETMLGKVGNRKMPKTLTEMYTHFLLIQTNVKNEKYHGTNETTPKKMSASNTEIILKLGQLALLQLERGNLIFYEEDLREMGIDVSEASVYSGVCTEIFKEECGLGEEKVYCFVHLSIQEYLAALFVFHSCVNENRNVLRAEESKPRSDGVQLSELHRTAVDQALESKNGHLDLFLRFLLGLSLDSIQTLLGGILTQTGSRSPVPDPQTQTGSRSESIKKTVLYIKERIKKESSAERTINLFHCLNELNDNSLVEEIKNFQRSGKLSNEKLEPHQCSALAFVLLMSEAIQDEFDLKTYNTSAEGYQRLVPVVRHCRKAILNSCGLTEKSCEIVASALQSSNSPLRDLDLSYNSLGDSGVKLLCAGLMSPNCKLQRLG, encoded by the exons tctctcctgcgcactctgatgaagctgaagaagactgaaaagttgaaactgtttcagagccatctgagtcaggGTTGCCCAGAATGCCTTAATAGTAGAAGAACAGAAGATCCTTCTGTACTGGATCCGTTCATGAAGATGAAGGAATTGTTCAAGAGTTGTCAAATTgctgattacccagaatgcactgagagagggcaggaggatCCTGAAGCCCTGTACATagttgagaagatgctggagacctgtggcattgaggggtctctgaagatcacactccatatcctgaggaacatgaagaAGAAGGATGTCACTGACCcacaggagagagatgagcagcaca ATGAATTCAAAGaaagagcccagcaggcactgaaaactcatctgaagaagaggtttgaatgcatatttgaaggtttagcaaagcagggcCACCAAACCctcctcaatgagatctatacagagctctacatcacagaggggggaagtagGGGGGTCAATGATGAACATGagatcagacagattgagataGCAtcgaagagacaaaccacacatgAGACTGCAATcatctgcaatgacatctttaagccttcacctggacaagagaaaccaatcagaactgtgcttacaaagggcatcgctggcattgggaaaacagtctctgtgcagaagttcattctggactgggcagatggaaaagccaatcaggacattgatttcatcttcactcttcctttccgagatctgaatctgaaaaaagagagaggattcagtctgatgcaacttctacagcactactttccacaactgaaagagatcaaGAGTATTGAAGATGATGGTGTCAAAATTGTGTTaatctttgatggtctggatgagtgtcgacttcctctagatttccaaagcaatgagatctgctgtgatataacagagtcatcatcagtggatgtgctgctggccaacctcattaaggggaatctgcttccctctgctctcctctggatcacctcccgaccagcagcagccaatcagatccctcctgagtgcgtccaccaggtgacagaggtacgaggattcaatgacccacagaaggaggagtacttcaggaagagaatcagagatgaGAAAAAGGCCAGCaaaattatctcacacataaagtcatccaggagtctctacatcatgtgtcacataccagtcttctgctggatttctgccaCTGTactggagacaatgttgggtaAAGTAGGCAATAGAAAAatgcccaaaactctgactgaaatgtacacacacttcctgctcattcagactaatgtgaagaatgaGAAGTATCATGGCACCAATGAGACAACcccaaagaaaatgtcagcatcaaatacagaaatcatcctgaaactggggcagctggctttacTACAGCTGGAAAggggcaatctgatattctatgaagaggacctgagagagatgggcattgatgtcagtgaagcttcagtgtactctggggtgtgcacagagatctttaaagaggagtgtgggttgggtgaggagaaggtctactgctttgtgcatctgagcattcaggagtatctggctgccttgtttgtgtttcattcatgtgtgaatgagaacagaaatgtactcagagcagaagaatcaaaacctCGCAGTGACggagtgcagctgtctgagttacacaggactgcagtggatcaggccttagagagtaagaatggacacctggaccttttcctcagATTCCTTCtaggcctctctctggactccatTCAGACTCTATTAGGAGGaatactgacacagacaggaagcagatcacctgtaccagatccacagacacagacaggaagcagatcagagAGCATTAAGAAAACAGTAttgtacataaaggagaggaTCAAAAAAGAATCTTCAGCAGAAAggaccatcaatctgttccactgtctcaatgaactgaatgacaactctctagtgGAGGAAATCAAGAATTTCCAGAGATCAGGAAAACTCTCTAATGAAAAGCTGGAACCACACCAATGTTCAGccctggcctttgtgttactgatgtcagaggcGATCCAagatgagtttgacttgaagacctacaacacatcagcagaaGGTTATCAGAGACTGGTACCAGTAGTCAGgcactgcaggaaggccat actgaacagctgtggcctcacagagaagtcctgtgaaattgtggcctctgctctccagtcatcaaactcacccctgagagatctggacctcagctacaatagcctgggagattcaggagtgaagctgctctgtgctggactgatgagtccaaactgtaaactacagagactggggtga
- the LOC135245720 gene encoding protein NLRC3-like isoform X6 yields the protein MSSSEETETDDGTHGPARKRVKIDRAGSPAPSCLSMKSSMRHPINFRGEFPGDQRIHYSLELSNSDEMSSEILFSTKQSLLRTLMKLKKTEKLKLFQSHLSQGCPECLNSRRTEDPSVLDPFMKMKELFKSCQIADYPECTERGQEDPEALYIVEKMLETCGIEGSLKITLHILRNMKKKDVTDPQERDEQHNEFKERAQQALKTHLKKRFECIFEGLAKQGHQTLLNEIYTELYITEGGSRGVNDEHEIRQIEIASKRQTTHETAIICNDIFKPSPGQEKPIRTVLTKGIAGIGKTVSVQKFILDWADGKANQDIDFIFTLPFRDLNLKKERGFSLMQLLQHYFPQLKEIKSIEDDGVKIVLIFDGLDECRLPLDFQSNEICCDITESSSVDVLLANLIKGNLLPSALLWITSRPAAANQIPPECVHQVTEVRGFNDPQKEEYFRKRIRDEKKASKIISHIKSSRSLYIMCHIPVFCWISATVLETMLGKVGNRKMPKTLTEMYTHFLLIQTNVKNEKYHGTNETTPKKMSASNTEIILKLGQLALLQLERGNLIFYEEDLREMGIDVSEASVYSGVCTEIFKEECGLGEEKVYCFVHLSIQEYLAALFVFHSCVNENRNVLRAEESKPRSDGVQLSELHRTAVDQALESKNGHLDLFLRFLLGLSLDSIQTLLGGILTQTGSRSPVPDPQTQTGSRSESIKKTVLYIKERIKKESSAERTINLFHCLNELNDNSLVEEIKNFQRSGKLSNEKLEPHQCSALAFVLLMSEAIQDEFDLKTYNTSAEGYQRLVPVVRHCRKAILNSCGLTEKSCEIVASALQSSNSPLRDLDLSYNSLGDSGVKLLCAGLMSPNCKLQRLG from the exons tctctcctgcgcactctgatgaagctgaagaagactgaaaagttgaaactgtttcagagccatctgagtcaggGTTGCCCAGAATGCCTTAATAGTAGAAGAACAGAAGATCCTTCTGTACTGGATCCGTTCATGAAGATGAAGGAATTGTTCAAGAGTTGTCAAATTgctgattacccagaatgcactgagagagggcaggaggatCCTGAAGCCCTGTACATagttgagaagatgctggagacctgtggcattgaggggtctctgaagatcacactccatatcctgaggaacatgaagaAGAAGGATGTCACTGACCcacaggagagagatgagcagcaca ATGAATTCAAAGaaagagcccagcaggcactgaaaactcatctgaagaagaggtttgaatgcatatttgaaggtttagcaaagcagggcCACCAAACCctcctcaatgagatctatacagagctctacatcacagaggggggaagtagGGGGGTCAATGATGAACATGagatcagacagattgagataGCAtcgaagagacaaaccacacatgAGACTGCAATcatctgcaatgacatctttaagccttcacctggacaagagaaaccaatcagaactgtgcttacaaagggcatcgctggcattgggaaaacagtctctgtgcagaagttcattctggactgggcagatggaaaagccaatcaggacattgatttcatcttcactcttcctttccgagatctgaatctgaaaaaagagagaggattcagtctgatgcaacttctacagcactactttccacaactgaaagagatcaaGAGTATTGAAGATGATGGTGTCAAAATTGTGTTaatctttgatggtctggatgagtgtcgacttcctctagatttccaaagcaatgagatctgctgtgatataacagagtcatcatcagtggatgtgctgctggccaacctcattaaggggaatctgcttccctctgctctcctctggatcacctcccgaccagcagcagccaatcagatccctcctgagtgcgtccaccaggtgacagaggtacgaggattcaatgacccacagaaggaggagtacttcaggaagagaatcagagatgaGAAAAAGGCCAGCaaaattatctcacacataaagtcatccaggagtctctacatcatgtgtcacataccagtcttctgctggatttctgccaCTGTactggagacaatgttgggtaAAGTAGGCAATAGAAAAatgcccaaaactctgactgaaatgtacacacacttcctgctcattcagactaatgtgaagaatgaGAAGTATCATGGCACCAATGAGACAACcccaaagaaaatgtcagcatcaaatacagaaatcatcctgaaactggggcagctggctttacTACAGCTGGAAAggggcaatctgatattctatgaagaggacctgagagagatgggcattgatgtcagtgaagcttcagtgtactctggggtgtgcacagagatctttaaagaggagtgtgggttgggtgaggagaaggtctactgctttgtgcatctgagcattcaggagtatctggctgccttgtttgtgtttcattcatgtgtgaatgagaacagaaatgtactcagagcagaagaatcaaaacctCGCAGTGACggagtgcagctgtctgagttacacaggactgcagtggatcaggccttagagagtaagaatggacacctggaccttttcctcagATTCCTTCtaggcctctctctggactccatTCAGACTCTATTAGGAGGaatactgacacagacaggaagcagatcacctgtaccagatccacagacacagacaggaagcagatcagagAGCATTAAGAAAACAGTAttgtacataaaggagaggaTCAAAAAAGAATCTTCAGCAGAAAggaccatcaatctgttccactgtctcaatgaactgaatgacaactctctagtgGAGGAAATCAAGAATTTCCAGAGATCAGGAAAACTCTCTAATGAAAAGCTGGAACCACACCAATGTTCAGccctggcctttgtgttactgatgtcagaggcGATCCAagatgagtttgacttgaagacctacaacacatcagcagaaGGTTATCAGAGACTGGTACCAGTAGTCAGgcactgcaggaaggccat actgaacagctgtggcctcacagagaagtcctgtgaaattgtggcctctgctctccagtcatcaaactcacccctgagagatctggacctcagctacaatagcctgggagattcaggagtgaagctgctctgtgctggactgatgagtccaaactgtaaactacagagactggggtga
- the LOC135245720 gene encoding protein NLRC3-like isoform X7: MKLKKTEKLKLFQSHLSQGCPECLNSRRTEDPSVLDPFMKMKELFKSCQIADYPECTERGQEDPEALYIVEKMLETCGIEGSLKITLHILRNMKKKDVTDPQERDEQHNEFKERAQQALKTHLKKRFECIFEGLAKQGHQTLLNEIYTELYITEGGSRGVNDEHEIRQIEIASKRQTTHETAIICNDIFKPSPGQEKPIRTVLTKGIAGIGKTVSVQKFILDWADGKANQDIDFIFTLPFRDLNLKKERGFSLMQLLQHYFPQLKEIKSIEDDGVKIVLIFDGLDECRLPLDFQSNEICCDITESSSVDVLLANLIKGNLLPSALLWITSRPAAANQIPPECVHQVTEVRGFNDPQKEEYFRKRIRDEKKASKIISHIKSSRSLYIMCHIPVFCWISATVLETMLGKVGNRKMPKTLTEMYTHFLLIQTNVKNEKYHGTNETTPKKMSASNTEIILKLGQLALLQLERGNLIFYEEDLREMGIDVSEASVYSGVCTEIFKEECGLGEEKVYCFVHLSIQEYLAALFVFHSCVNENRNVLRAEESKPRSDGVQLSELHRTAVDQALESKNGHLDLFLRFLLGLSLDSIQTLLGGILTQTGSRSPVPDPQTQTGSRSESIKKTVLYIKERIKKESSAERTINLFHCLNELNDNSLVEEIKNFQRSGKLSNEKLEPHQCSALAFVLLMSEAIQDEFDLKTYNTSAEGYQRLVPVVRHCRKAILNSCGLTEKSCEIVASALQSSNSPLRDLDLSYNSLGDSGVKLLCAGLMSPNCKLQRLG; encoded by the exons atgaagctgaagaagactgaaaagttgaaactgtttcagagccatctgagtcaggGTTGCCCAGAATGCCTTAATAGTAGAAGAACAGAAGATCCTTCTGTACTGGATCCGTTCATGAAGATGAAGGAATTGTTCAAGAGTTGTCAAATTgctgattacccagaatgcactgagagagggcaggaggatCCTGAAGCCCTGTACATagttgagaagatgctggagacctgtggcattgaggggtctctgaagatcacactccatatcctgaggaacatgaagaAGAAGGATGTCACTGACCcacaggagagagatgagcagcaca ATGAATTCAAAGaaagagcccagcaggcactgaaaactcatctgaagaagaggtttgaatgcatatttgaaggtttagcaaagcagggcCACCAAACCctcctcaatgagatctatacagagctctacatcacagaggggggaagtagGGGGGTCAATGATGAACATGagatcagacagattgagataGCAtcgaagagacaaaccacacatgAGACTGCAATcatctgcaatgacatctttaagccttcacctggacaagagaaaccaatcagaactgtgcttacaaagggcatcgctggcattgggaaaacagtctctgtgcagaagttcattctggactgggcagatggaaaagccaatcaggacattgatttcatcttcactcttcctttccgagatctgaatctgaaaaaagagagaggattcagtctgatgcaacttctacagcactactttccacaactgaaagagatcaaGAGTATTGAAGATGATGGTGTCAAAATTGTGTTaatctttgatggtctggatgagtgtcgacttcctctagatttccaaagcaatgagatctgctgtgatataacagagtcatcatcagtggatgtgctgctggccaacctcattaaggggaatctgcttccctctgctctcctctggatcacctcccgaccagcagcagccaatcagatccctcctgagtgcgtccaccaggtgacagaggtacgaggattcaatgacccacagaaggaggagtacttcaggaagagaatcagagatgaGAAAAAGGCCAGCaaaattatctcacacataaagtcatccaggagtctctacatcatgtgtcacataccagtcttctgctggatttctgccaCTGTactggagacaatgttgggtaAAGTAGGCAATAGAAAAatgcccaaaactctgactgaaatgtacacacacttcctgctcattcagactaatgtgaagaatgaGAAGTATCATGGCACCAATGAGACAACcccaaagaaaatgtcagcatcaaatacagaaatcatcctgaaactggggcagctggctttacTACAGCTGGAAAggggcaatctgatattctatgaagaggacctgagagagatgggcattgatgtcagtgaagcttcagtgtactctggggtgtgcacagagatctttaaagaggagtgtgggttgggtgaggagaaggtctactgctttgtgcatctgagcattcaggagtatctggctgccttgtttgtgtttcattcatgtgtgaatgagaacagaaatgtactcagagcagaagaatcaaaacctCGCAGTGACggagtgcagctgtctgagttacacaggactgcagtggatcaggccttagagagtaagaatggacacctggaccttttcctcagATTCCTTCtaggcctctctctggactccatTCAGACTCTATTAGGAGGaatactgacacagacaggaagcagatcacctgtaccagatccacagacacagacaggaagcagatcagagAGCATTAAGAAAACAGTAttgtacataaaggagaggaTCAAAAAAGAATCTTCAGCAGAAAggaccatcaatctgttccactgtctcaatgaactgaatgacaactctctagtgGAGGAAATCAAGAATTTCCAGAGATCAGGAAAACTCTCTAATGAAAAGCTGGAACCACACCAATGTTCAGccctggcctttgtgttactgatgtcagaggcGATCCAagatgagtttgacttgaagacctacaacacatcagcagaaGGTTATCAGAGACTGGTACCAGTAGTCAGgcactgcaggaaggccat actgaacagctgtggcctcacagagaagtcctgtgaaattgtggcctctgctctccagtcatcaaactcacccctgagagatctggacctcagctacaatagcctgggagattcaggagtgaagctgctctgtgctggactgatgagtccaaactgtaaactacagagactggggtga